The region GATTTCGAACTTCAATTCAACACGAATTTCAGGAACGAAATCAATCACACACACCTCAAtacactcgtgtttcccgtgaATCAGAATCAGATATCTGGATACCAATTATTGGAGTTTATACTAAACTTTCATTAATGCACAATAACTGAAGAAGATGATAAAAAGTTGCAGAGAGAATAATAGAGAAAATCCTGTAACTAAATTTCTCTAATTCTCAAATTCACAGTTCGGTTACATATTACAACTACCTTTGGATTTTATACAATAATCCAAATTCAATTGTAAATGAAATACAAAACTAAATGGCATTTAAAtacaaattaaatgaaaattGAAACTAAAACAATCTAGAATTCTAAATGATGCATTCACAAATTTTGTATGCCAGTGAATTTTTTGAAAGACACTCCCTTTGTAATTATTTTACAAGCAATAGGGATGTGTGCAAGGACATAATCCTCACAAAAACAGTTTGAGGAAACTTCTGCAATATCAGTACATAAGTTGAATTAATTGATAAAATTTATATCAACAAAATTGATTCCCTTACCGGCGTCCTTCCTTGACCAACGGCTCTCAAAGGGCCAACAGAACTGCTCACAGTATCAATCACCACCTCACACGCCTTTCCCCGCATATTGAACACTCCACTAAAAAGAATTGAACGATAATCCtcggcaacaactggaaatcGGGCAATGTAGTCTTTGCGTCTGAAAGGCCAGTGAGGTTGGATACGGTGGTGTTGTCGCGATCGATGAAGATGGAAATGCCGAGTGTTTCCTTTCTTTTTCCATGTTGGACCACCGTGTCATGAGTATGCTTGATTTACAACCAAGTTTGTAAAAAAACCAGCATTTTCGATGTTGTGTATATAATGAATGAGTCATCTTAATGATATCACCAATAATCACCACAAGAACATAATCCATCTTTAAAATGGTGGAACCTATTAATATCTCTAACAACAATTTGCCTTGAAACAATCTTAGATACAAACTTGAGAAAACTGTGGCAGTCAACACAAACTCTCAAATTCTTTTTTACTCTTATCGGAGCTCCAGGTGGTGTAGCTATTAATCCAAAAGCTACAGCAAGTTTCTCACTATGATGATATAAGAGCTTTTCCTTTTCACTTTGGTTCACATTATGTATATCAATCTCTGTGATGGGACTGTATCCAGCTTTACTTAGAAGCTCGTTTAACTCATCCAATTTAGCATATATTTCATCACTTCTAGAATGATTTCTATCTCCAACAATGAAAGTGTGTATCTTGTCTTTGACCTCAATCCAACTCATTCCAGGTTCCTTCTTCACATTGCTGTTTTTCATAACCTTTCTAACATTAGCAACATTTTCCCACATCCCTGCTGATGCATAAATGTTTGCGAGGAGAACATGAGTACCAGATTTGTCTGGCTCGAGAACAAAAAGCATCTCTGCAGCTTTCCGACCAAGTTCAACGTTTTTATGGATTCTTGCAGCACCGAGAAGTGCCCCCCAAACTGATCCATCAGCTTCAAATGGAATGGAATTCACAAGCTCCACTGCTTCATTTAGTTTCCCTGATCTTCCAAGGAGATCAATCATGCAAGCATAATGCTCTTGTGTAGGTTTGATACCAAACTTTTCCTCCATTGTTTCAAAATATTGTTTCCCCTCATTTACCAAACCGGCGTGATTACATGCACAGAGAACACTGACTAATGTAATATGGTTTGGTGACACACAATCTTCAAGCATTTGATTGAACAACTTAAGAGCCTCTTTACCATGTCCATGTTGAGCCAACCCTCCAATCATTGCAGACCATGAGACGATTCCTCTCTGATGTATCTCGGAAAAGGCGCGACCAGCATCCTCTATGCTTCCACATTTTGCATACATATTAACAAGAGAATTACTGGCAAAAATATCAGACATAAACCCAAACTTAATGGCATGGACATGTAGTTGCTTCCCTTGCTCATATGCCGACAAGTTTGCACAAGCATTTAAAAGAGAACTGCAGACAAACGGATCCGGCTTGATCTCTGCAACTTGCATTTGCAAATATAGCTTTAAAGCCTCCTCCCCATCGCCATACTGAGAATATGCCGTTATCATGGATGTGTAAGCCACCAAATCTTCCAAAACGCGCTCTTCGAATATTTTAGAAGCTTCATCTATATGACTACATTTTCCATAAGTGTCAAGAAGACTGTTTATAACATAGAAATCTGAATAAATTCCAGACTTCATGGAAATTGTATGAATTTGCTTGCACACCTTAATTTCCTGCAAGCTTGCCACAGATTTAAGAACCGTCGACAAAGTTGTTTGGTTGAACTCTATATTTTCATGATGCATTTTGAAAAAAAGTGAGACAGCTTGTAAGTCATCGCCACACTGTGAGTAACCGGAGATCAAGGCATTCCATGCAATACTATCCTTCTTTGTTGGCATCAAATCATAAGCTCTTCTTGCATCATCCATCATCTCACACTTGGAATACAAATCTATTAACCCAACAGCCACAAACAAATCTGAATCAGTATCAATCTTTACCAAACAAGAATGTATCTGTCTACCTAAATCCTTAAGCCCCATTGCAGCACAAGCTTTTAAGGCACTTGATAAAGTAAACACATTGGGACAACAAGTTCCCGACTTTTTCATCTCATTCAACAGTATCAAAGCCAGCTCATTATAGTCATGAAGAACACAACCAGCAATAACTGCATTCCAAGAAACAGTATCAGGGTGTATAATTTCTC is a window of Lathyrus oleraceus cultivar Zhongwan6 chromosome 6, CAAS_Psat_ZW6_1.0, whole genome shotgun sequence DNA encoding:
- the LOC127097040 gene encoding pentatricopeptide repeat-containing protein At5g04780, mitochondrial-like encodes the protein MELHTHLIKFGFSRHPSLRKHLTSLYSSSRCFGHARDLFDQSTEPSAVVSWSALISRYVQNGFHKDALLAFNEMCTLGLKCNEFTFPSVLKACSIKKDLNMGKKVHAMTVVSGFESDAFVSNTLVVMYAKCGQFGDSKKLFGMISEPGVVSWNALFSCHVQSDFLGEAVDLFKRMVEGEVRPNEFSLSIILNACAGLRDGSLGRMVHGVLMKLGHGLDQFSANALVDMYAKAGRIEDAVAVFREIIHPDTVSWNAVIAGCVLHDYNELALILLNEMKKSGTCCPNVFTLSSALKACAAMGLKDLGRQIHSCLVKIDTDSDLFVAVGLIDLYSKCEMMDDARRAYDLMPTKKDSIAWNALISGYSQCGDDLQAVSLFFKMHHENIEFNQTTLSTVLKSVASLQEIKVCKQIHTISMKSGIYSDFYVINSLLDTYGKCSHIDEASKIFEERVLEDLVAYTSMITAYSQYGDGEEALKLYLQMQVAEIKPDPFVCSSLLNACANLSAYEQGKQLHVHAIKFGFMSDIFASNSLVNMYAKCGSIEDAGRAFSEIHQRGIVSWSAMIGGLAQHGHGKEALKLFNQMLEDCVSPNHITLVSVLCACNHAGLVNEGKQYFETMEEKFGIKPTQEHYACMIDLLGRSGKLNEAVELVNSIPFEADGSVWGALLGAARIHKNVELGRKAAEMLFVLEPDKSGTHVLLANIYASAGMWENVANVRKVMKNSNVKKEPGMSWIEVKDKIHTFIVGDRNHSRSDEIYAKLDELNELLSKAGYSPITEIDIHNVNQSEKEKLLYHHSEKLAVAFGLIATPPGAPIRVKKNLRVCVDCHSFLKFVSKIVSRQIVVRDINRFHHFKDGLCSCGDYW